One genomic region from Cucumis melo cultivar AY chromosome 9, USDA_Cmelo_AY_1.0, whole genome shotgun sequence encodes:
- the LOC127150997 gene encoding uncharacterized protein LOC127150997 — protein MTSTSTSTDGPFYKINPSHHFYSLVSCLSHLEKTTHNIKAKLKPDQLALFRKTKFGHFLDLNIVFNGPLIHYLLLREVEDEGKDSISFLLGGVVCTFGRREFNIVTGLWGPKEDYIQLGGNSRLLEKFFKDKDCVYVSDLEDIFLEYEGDDDDIVKLALVYFIEISLLGKDRRTKVDIGFLKIADDWNSFNNYDWGRIVFVRTLSALKRALDKQYAKGKKKSTQTKKYTINGFPHALQVWAYESIPTIIGCGVDKVNDHAIPRMLRWVCQQSPKSQTISQVFDSPMVSSKQ, from the exons atgacatcgacttcaacatcgaccgacggacccttctacaagattaatccttcccatcatttttattccctagtaagctgtttgtctcatttggaaaagacaacacataatattaaggccaaactcaaacccgatcaattagccttatttaggaaaacaaagtttgggcactttttggacctaaatattgtcttcaatgggccactcatccactacttactgttaagggaggtggaagatgaaggaaaggattctataagtttcctactagggggcgttgtttgtactttcggtaggagagagtttaacatcgtaactggactatggggtcctaaagaggactatattcagttgggtgggaacagtcgactgttggagaagtttttcaaagacaaggactgtgtttacgttagcgacttagaagatatatttttggaatacgagggtgatgacgatgatatcgtcaaattagctttagtctactttatagagatatctttgttgggaaaagataggcgaaccaaagtggacattggttttttgaagattgctgatgattggaattcatttaataattatgattggggtcggattgtttttgtacgcacgctaagtgcattgaaaagagccttggacaagcaatatgccaagggaaagaagaaatcaacacagacaaaaaaatatactatcaatggatttccgcatgcattacag gtttgggcatatgagtctataccaaccatcattggatgtggtgtagataaagtaaacgatcatgccataccacgaatgctgaggtgggtgtgccaacaatcaccaaagtcccaaactataagccaggtgtttgactcgccaatggtaagtagcaagcaatag
- the LOC103498585 gene encoding protein NSP-INTERACTING KINASE 1: MGMKRTEATVSCLVASLLIWVSSINALLSPKGVNYEVQALMGIKASLQDPHGVLENWDGDAVDPCSWTMVTCSPESLVIGLGTPSQNLSGTLSSTIGNLTNLQIVLLQNNNITGPIPPEFGRLSKLQTLDLSNNFFTGEIPSSLGHLRSLQYLRLNNNSLSGAIPMSLANMTQLAFLDVSYNNISGPLPRFPSKTFNIVGNPLICATGSEAGCHGTTLMPMSMNLNSTQTGLPAVRLKSHKMALTFGLSLACLCLIVLVFGLFIWWRRRSNRPTFFDVKDQQHEEISLGNLRRFQFRELQIATNNFSSKNILGKGGFGNVYKGILSDGTVVAVKRLKDGNASRGEIQFQTEVEMISLAVHRHLLRLYGFCNTPTERLLVYPYMSNGSVASRLKGKPVLDWGTRKRIAIGAARGLLYLHEQCDPKIIHRDVKAANILLDDYCEAVVGDFGLAKLLDHQDSHVTTAVRGTVGHIAPEYLSTGQSSEKTDVFGFGILLLELITGQRALEFGKAANQKGGILDWVKRIHLEKKLEVLVDKDLKANYDRVELEEMVQVALLCTQYLPGHRPKMSEVVRMLEGEGLAVRWEASQRVDSTKCKPHDFSSSDRYSDLTDDSSLLVQAMELSGPR, encoded by the exons ATGGGAATGAAGAGAACTGAGGCTACTGTTTCCTGTCTTGTGGCTTCTTTATTGATTTGGGTTTCTTCAATAAATGCTTTGTTATCACCCAAAGGTGTTAACTATGAAG ttCAAGCTTTGATGGGTATAAAAGCTTCTCTTCAAGATCCCCATGGTGTGCTTGAGAATTGGGATGGGGATGCTGTTGACCCATGTAGTTGGACTATGGTTACTTGCTCTCCTGAGAGCCTTGTCATTGGCTT AGGAACCCCAAGCCAGAACCTGTCTGGAACTCTTTCTTCAACCATTGGGAATTTAACAAACCTTCAAATTGT GTTGTTGCAGAACAACAATATCACAGGTCCAATTCCACCAGAGTTTGGGAGGCTCTCAAAGCTTCAAACACTTGATCTATCAAATAATTTCTTCACGGGGGAAATTCCTTCTTCTTTAGGCCATTTAAGAAGCCTACAGTACTT GAGGCTTAACAATAACAGTCTTTCTGGAGCAATTCCAATGTCTTTAGCTAACATGACACAGCTTGCCTTTCT TGATGTGTCTTATAATAACATCAGTGGACCTCTTCCTAGATTTCCCAGCAAAACATTCAA CATTGTTGGGAACCCTCTGATTTGTGCAACCGGGTCCGAGGCCGGTTGCCATGGTACAACTCTAATGCCTATGTCCATGAATTTGAACAGTACGCAAA CTGGTTTACCTGCTGTGAGATTGAAGAGTCATAAAATGGCCCTTACATTTGGCTTGAGCTTAGCTTGCCTATGTCTGATTGTTCTTGTATTTGGACTGTTCATATGGTGGAGAAGACGAAGCAATCGACCTACATTCTTCGATGTAAAAG ACCAACAACATGAGGAAATTTCGCTTGGAAATTTGAGAAGGTTTCAATTTAGAGAACTTCAGATAGCAACAAACAACTTCAGCAGCAAGAACATACTAGGAAAGGGAGGTTTTGGAAACGTTTACAAAGGAATTCTTTCGGATGGAACAGTTGTAGCTGTTAAGAGGCTCAAAGATGGGAATGCAAGTAGAGGCGAGATCCAGTTTCAGACTGAAGTTGAGATGATCAGCCTGGCCGTGCACCGTCATCTCCTCAGATTATATGGATTTTGCAACACACCAACTGAAAGGCTTCTTGTTTACCCATATATGTCGAATGGAAGTGTTGCATCACGTCTCAAAG GAAAACCGGTATTAGACTGGGGAACAAGGAAGAGAATTGCTATAGGAGCTGCTAGGGGATTGTTATACCTACATGAACAGTGCGACCCAAAGATAATACATAGAGATGTTAAGGCTGCAAACATATTGCTTGATGACTACTGCGAAGCTGTCGTTGGAGATTTCGGGTTAGCAAAACTTTTGGATCATCAAGATTCTCATGTCACTACTGCTGTGAGAGGCACTGTGGGACATATAGCTCCCGAGTATCTATCCACTGGACAGTCGTCTGAGAAAACAGATGTTTTCGGATTCGGAATCCTACTCCTTGAACTGATCACAGGGCAGAGAGCCCTTGAATTTGGCAAAGCAGCTAATCAGAAAGGAGGCATTCTTGACTGG GTGAAGAGGATTCATCTAGAGAAGAAGCTCGAAGTGTTAGTGGACAAGGATCTAAAAGCCAACTATGACAGAGTTGAACTAGAAGAAATGGTCCAAGTGGCTTTGTTATGCACACAATACTTACCAGGACATAGACCAAAAATGTCAGAAGTTGTGAGAATGCTTGAAGGAGAAGGACTTGCTGTGAGATGGGAAGCTTCTCAAAGAGTTGATTCAACAAAGTGCAAACCCCATGATTTCTCTTCCTCAGACAGATACTCTGATCTCACAGATGATTCTTCATTGCTGGTTCAAGCCATGGAGCTCTCTGGTCCAAGGTGA